CACGGCCAGCCGGTGGGCTACGGAATCCTGCGCCAGGTAGGGCGCGGCGAGTAGCAGCTGGGGGCCGGTGAGTTCGGCCCAGCCGCCCGGCACCTGGTGCGGGCGGCCATCGAGGCGGAAGGTGAGCATTAAGCGGGCGTGACGGGCTCAGCGGGGGGCGCTGGTACCACGGGGGGTTCGGGTTCGGGTACTGCTGGCTCCTCCGCCGCGCGGGAAATGCGCTTTTGCAGCAGGTCGGCTACGCTGGGCTCCACCAAATCGAGCTTGCCGAAGCTGATGATGAGCCGGCGCATGTGGACGATGACGAAGGGCGCCATGGCCAGCTGGGACAGGAAAAACAGCCCCTTTTCGTGTTCGGCGAAGCCGTGGGCGAACGCCAGCAGCACCGTGTAAGCCAGCAGGCGCAGGGCCAGGTTGCGCGGCATCAGGCGCTTGCCTTCGACCAGGTTGTTGGTCACCACGTCGAGCACCACCAGCACCAGCAGCGAATAGTAGCTGTAGGCCGGCGACCAGATGTGCACGTCGACGAAGCCGCTGACGCCGGCGGCCACCACGGCCACGGCCTCCAGGGTGAGAAAGCGCGGCGCCATCAGACCCAGAAAGCAGGTGAGCCGGTGTTGTCGCGCACCTCCGCCGACTTCGCGGCGGCGGCCGGATTCAGCGCGTCTAGGTGCGCCTGCAGGCGGGCCTGGTACTTGGTGGCGGCGGCTTGCGCCTGCTGGCTGAGCGCGGAAACCACCTCGGCCGGGGCGGCTAGGCGCTGGCGCACGGCCTCGTTGTCGGAGAGCAGGCGCAGGCTCGTGCCCATCAGGGCCACGCTCAGGCCCAGGATGCCGTTGGCAAATGCTTGGTGCGCGACGAACGGGCGCGCCAGGGCCAGCAGCTTGCGGGTGTCGGCCGTAGGGGCCTCGCCGCTGGCCAGGCCTTCGCGCACCTGCTCCAGCAGTGCGTCCCCCAGCACGTCGGCCAGCTCGAACTCTTCCACTTGGCGCAACGTGGGCAACAGGGCCAGAAAGAAGCGGCGGCTGCCGCCGGTGGCCACGTACTCGCCCAGCTGCGCGGCCGACGAAACCACCAGCTGCTTGCGGGAGCGGTACTCGGCCGAGTCTAACTCGTCGGTGTAGTCGGCCGCGTGGGCATCGAGCCACGCCAGGGCCACGTCGAGCAGCTTATCGCCGGCGGCGGCCGCGGCTTCGATGAAGTTGTTGTACACCCACTGCCGCGAGGGCGCTGCTTTCTCGCTGCTGGCCTCCAGCAGGCCCAGGTCGCCGAAGGCCACGCTCAGGAACGGGGCGGCCTCCAGCACCACGTAGTAAGCCAGTGCGTCGCGGAATTTGCTACGCAACGCGACCAATTTGGCCGGCGCCTGCTCCGCCGGCAGGTTGCCCAGCTGCTCCACCAGCCCCTCGCCCAGCACCGGCACCAGGTACAAGGCCTCGGCCTGGCCCACGAAGCTGAGCACCGTGTCGAGGTTCATGTTCTTGTGCACGGTGCCCAGGTGGGCCTTAATCTCTGCTACCGTATTGAACAGCATAAAACTTACCTTATAAGTGAAGCCGCGGGCGGCTACATGGATTTATTGGCCACCTTCTGCTGCCCGGTCGGGTTCTCGGCCAGCGTGGTCAGGTCCACGTCCTCGAAGCCGAATTGGTGGGCCGGGTTGAAGCCCATGATTTTGTGGGCCGCTTTCAGCGTCTGGAGCAGGATTTTGCGTTTGGTCGGCGTGCGCAGGGCGATGTGCAGCTGGTAGCTAATGCGCTTCTCGCTGCCGCTGCCGCCGAACTTGCCGCCGGTGTCGATGCCGGCCAGGCTCGGGTCGATGCCGTGGCCGCTGGTGTGGGCAATGTTGGCCTGGGTGTTCACCGAGTCGTAGGCCTTGTCGCTCATCTTGTTCTCGATGGGCACGATTTCCCAGCCCGGCAGCGCTTTGCCCATCGCGTCGACGGCGAACTTGCTCACGAAGGCCTTGTCGGCATTTTCCACGCCGGCCAGCATTTCGTTCATGCTGCCCATCAGCTCGCGCTCGGCTGCTTTCT
This DNA window, taken from Hymenobacter sp. 5317J-9, encodes the following:
- a CDS encoding DUF6712 family protein translates to MLFNTVAEIKAHLGTVHKNMNLDTVLSFVGQAEALYLVPVLGEGLVEQLGNLPAEQAPAKLVALRSKFRDALAYYVVLEAAPFLSVAFGDLGLLEASSEKAAPSRQWVYNNFIEAAAAAGDKLLDVALAWLDAHAADYTDELDSAEYRSRKQLVVSSAAQLGEYVATGGSRRFFLALLPTLRQVEEFELADVLGDALLEQVREGLASGEAPTADTRKLLALARPFVAHQAFANGILGLSVALMGTSLRLLSDNEAVRQRLAAPAEVVSALSQQAQAAATKYQARLQAHLDALNPAAAAKSAEVRDNTGSPAFWV